A stretch of the Musa acuminata AAA Group cultivar baxijiao chromosome BXJ2-7, Cavendish_Baxijiao_AAA, whole genome shotgun sequence genome encodes the following:
- the LOC103991208 gene encoding GDSL esterase/lipase APG isoform X1, which translates to MAKSGNSTVGALLALALFLLRPIGGNAQASSALVPAIITFGDSTVDVGNNDYLKTIFKADFPPYGRDFKNHKPTGRFCNGKLATDITADTLGFSSYPSAYLSPEASGKNLLIGANFASAASGYYDDTAYLYHAIPLSQQLEFYKEYQHKLSRVAGTSKASSIISGALYIVSTGASDFVQNYYINPHLYETRSPDQFSSFLVHIFCNFVKDLYGLGARKIGVTSLPPLGCLPASITLFGHGSNECVRRLNSDAQNFNRKLNTAADSLAKQLPNLKIAIFDIYKPLHDLATLPSDFGRSAFTFPHRFRRSHSCTLRILRGQERLLRDGNSGDDIVSVQSAFGRDMRQCHWLCVLGQRPSIGIGKPSACRFPHFSGHQPYSVRKGRVRDAAVHVCVCLLFQ; encoded by the exons ATGGCAAAGAGTGGCAACAGTACTGTGGGGGCCTTGCTGGCTTTGGCCCTCTTCCTCTTGCGACCCATCGGCGGGAATGCGCAGGCGTCCTCCGCGCTCGTGCCGGCCATTATAACCTTCGGCGACTCCACTGTCGATGTGGGCAACAATGACTACCTCAAGACCATCTTCAAGGCGGACTTCCCTCCCTATGGGAGGGACTTTAAGAACCATAAGCCCACCGGGAGGTTCTGCAATGGGAAGTTGGCTACAGACATCACCG CTGACACCCTGGGATTTTCCAGCTACCCATCTGCTTATCTTAGCCCAGAAGCATCAGGGAAGAACCTTCTTATCGGAGCCAATTTTGCTTCTGCTGCGTCTGGTTATTATGATGACACTGCTTACTTATAC CATGCCATTCCCTTGTCTCAGCAGTTGGAGTTCTACAAGGAGTACCAACACAAGCTTTCTCGAGTGGCTGGAACCAGTAAGGCATCGTCCATCATCTCCGGCGCTCTCTACATAGTGAGCACTGGAGCCAGCGACTTCGTGCAGAACTACTACATCAACCCTCATCTTTACGAGACCCGATCACCGGATCAGTTCTCCTCGTTCCTTGTGCACATCTTCTGCAACTTCGTTAAG GATCTCTATGGCCTAGGTGCTCGAAAGATTGGAGTGACTTCCTTGCCTCCACTGGGTTGCCTTCCTGCGTCCATCACGCTCTTCGGACATGGCAGCAACGAATGCGTGAGGCGACTCAACTCCGACGCACAGAACTTCAACAGGAAGCTCAATACCGCAGCAGACTCGTTGGCGAAGCAGCTGCCTAACCTTAAGATTGCCATCTTCGACATCTATAAGCCTCTACATGATCTTGCCACCTTGCCTTCCGACTTCGGTAGGTCAGCGTTTACATTTCCACATCGATTCCGAAGGTCTCATTCATGTACTCTCAGGATTCTTCGAGGCCAGGAGAGGCTGCTGCGGGACGGGAACAGTGGAGACGACATCGTTTCTGTGCAATCCGCATTCGGTCGGGACATGCGCCAATGCCACTGGCTATGTGTTTTGGGACAGCGTCCATCCATCGGAATCGGCAAACCAAGTGCTTGCCGATTCCCTCATTTCTCAGGGCATCAACCTTATTCTGTGAGGAAAGGGAGGGTGAGAGATGCAGCAGtccatgtgtgtgtgtgtcttctGTTTCAGTAG
- the LOC103991208 gene encoding GDSL esterase/lipase APG isoform X2 yields MAKSGNSTVGALLALALFLLRPIGGNAQASSALVPAIITFGDSTVDVGNNDYLKTIFKADFPPYGRDFKNHKPTGRFCNGKLATDITADTLGFSSYPSAYLSPEASGKNLLIGANFASAASGYYDDTAYLYHAIPLSQQLEFYKEYQHKLSRVAGTSKASSIISGALYIVSTGASDFVQNYYINPHLYETRSPDQFSSFLVHIFCNFVKDLYGLGARKIGVTSLPPLGCLPASITLFGHGSNECVRRLNSDAQNFNRKLNTAADSLAKQLPNLKIAIFDIYKPLHDLATLPSDFGFFEARRGCCGTGTVETTSFLCNPHSVGTCANATGYVFWDSVHPSESANQVLADSLISQGINLIL; encoded by the exons ATGGCAAAGAGTGGCAACAGTACTGTGGGGGCCTTGCTGGCTTTGGCCCTCTTCCTCTTGCGACCCATCGGCGGGAATGCGCAGGCGTCCTCCGCGCTCGTGCCGGCCATTATAACCTTCGGCGACTCCACTGTCGATGTGGGCAACAATGACTACCTCAAGACCATCTTCAAGGCGGACTTCCCTCCCTATGGGAGGGACTTTAAGAACCATAAGCCCACCGGGAGGTTCTGCAATGGGAAGTTGGCTACAGACATCACCG CTGACACCCTGGGATTTTCCAGCTACCCATCTGCTTATCTTAGCCCAGAAGCATCAGGGAAGAACCTTCTTATCGGAGCCAATTTTGCTTCTGCTGCGTCTGGTTATTATGATGACACTGCTTACTTATAC CATGCCATTCCCTTGTCTCAGCAGTTGGAGTTCTACAAGGAGTACCAACACAAGCTTTCTCGAGTGGCTGGAACCAGTAAGGCATCGTCCATCATCTCCGGCGCTCTCTACATAGTGAGCACTGGAGCCAGCGACTTCGTGCAGAACTACTACATCAACCCTCATCTTTACGAGACCCGATCACCGGATCAGTTCTCCTCGTTCCTTGTGCACATCTTCTGCAACTTCGTTAAG GATCTCTATGGCCTAGGTGCTCGAAAGATTGGAGTGACTTCCTTGCCTCCACTGGGTTGCCTTCCTGCGTCCATCACGCTCTTCGGACATGGCAGCAACGAATGCGTGAGGCGACTCAACTCCGACGCACAGAACTTCAACAGGAAGCTCAATACCGCAGCAGACTCGTTGGCGAAGCAGCTGCCTAACCTTAAGATTGCCATCTTCGACATCTATAAGCCTCTACATGATCTTGCCACCTTGCCTTCCGACTTCG GATTCTTCGAGGCCAGGAGAGGCTGCTGCGGGACGGGAACAGTGGAGACGACATCGTTTCTGTGCAATCCGCATTCGGTCGGGACATGCGCCAATGCCACTGGCTATGTGTTTTGGGACAGCGTCCATCCATCGGAATCGGCAAACCAAGTGCTTGCCGATTCCCTCATTTCTCAGGGCATCAACCTTATTCTGTGA